The sequence GCTGCACAACCTGTTCAAGCTGACCAGCCGGTCGTTCACCGAGGGGTTCTTCGTCAAGTGGCCACGGATGGACACGGAGCTCCTCGCTGAGCACTCCGAGGGGTTGATCGCCACCACCGGCTGTCCCTCCGGTGAGGTGCAGACCCGGCTACGGCTGGACCAGTACGACGAGGCGCTGAAGGCCGCCGCGAAATACCAGGACATCTTCGGTAAGGAGAACTTCTTCCTGGAGGTGATGGACCACGGCATCGACATCGAACGCCGGGTTCGTCAGGAGCTGGCGGAGATCTCCCACAAGCTGGATATCCCGCCGGTGGTGACCAACGACTCGCACTACACCTACCAGGCGCAGTCCGAGGCACACGACGTGCTGCTCTGCGTGCAGACCGCGGCGAACGTCGCCGATCCGAACCGGTTCCGGTTCGACGGCAGCGGCTACTACATCAAGTCCGCCGACGAGATGCGCGGCGTCGACTCCTCCGAGCTGTGGCGCGCGGGCTGCCGGAACACCCTGCTGGTCGCGGAGATGGTCGACCCGGCCGGGATGTTCGACTTCCGGAACCTGATGCCGCGTTTCCCGGTGCCGGAGGGGGAGACCGACGAGTCCTGGTTCCGCAAGGAGACGTTCAAGGGGCTCGCCCGCCGCTTCCCGAACGGCGTCCCGGAGACCCACCTCAAGCAGGCCGAGTATGAGCTGGGCGTCATCATCCAGATGGGGTTCCCGTCCTACTTCCTCGTGGTGGCCGACTTCATCCAGTGGGCCAAGGGCGAGGGGATCGCCGTGGGCCCGGGCCGCGGCTCGGCCGCCGGTTCACTCGTCGCGTACGCCCTCGGTATCACCGACCTGGATCCGTTGCCGCACGGCCTCATCTTCGAGCGGTTCCTCAACCCCGAGCGGGTCTCGATGCCGGATGTCGACATCGACTTCGACGAGCGTCGGCGCGGTGAAGTGATCAAGTACGTCACGGAGAAGTGGGGCGAGGACAAGGTCGCCCAGATCGCGACCTTCGGCACGATCAAGGCGAAGGCCGCGATCAAGGACTCGGCGCGGGTGCTCGGCTACCCGTACGCGGTCGGTGACCGGATCACCAAGGCGATGCCGCCGGCGGTGATGGGCAAGGACATCCCACTGACCGGCATCTTCGACCCGCAGCACTCCCGGTACGCGGAGGCCGGCGAGATTCGGGGTCTCTACGAGTCCGACCCGGATGTCAAGAAGGTCATCGACACGGCGCGCGGGATCGAGGGGCTGATCCGGCAGACGGGGGTGCACGCCGCCGGGGTCATCATGTCCGCCGAGCCGATCGTCGACCACATCCCGTTGATGCGTCGGGACGCCGACGGGGCGATCATCACGCAGTTCGACTACCCGACCTGCGAGTCGCTCGGGCTGCTGAAGATGGACTTCCTCGGCCTGCGCAACCTGACCATCATCGACGACGCGCTGAAGAACATCGAGAGTAACCACGGGCGCACGGTCGACCTGCTCCAGCTGCCGCTGGACGACACGGCGACCTACGAGCTGCTGTCCCGGGGCGACACCCTGGGCGTGTTCCAGCTCGACGGCGGGCCGATGCGGTCGCTGCTGCGGACGATGAAGCCGGACAACTTCGAGGACATCTCCGCGGTCCTGGCGCTGTACCGGCCGGGCCCGATGGGCGCCAACTCACACACCAACTACGCGCTGCGCAAGAACGGCCTCCAGGAGATCACTCCGATCCACCCGGAGCTGGCCGAGCCGCTGGAGGAGATCCTCGGCCCCACCTACGGCCTGATCGTCTACCAGGAGCAGGTGCAGCGCGCCGCCCAGGTCCTCGCCGGCTACAGCCTCGGCAAGGCCGACCTGCTGCGCCGGGCGATGGGCAAGAAGAAGAAGGAGGTTCTCGACAAGGAGTTCGTGCCGTTCCGCGACGGAATGCGCGCCAACGACTACTCCGACGAGGCCATCCAGACCCTGTGGGACATCCTCGTCCCCTTCGCCGACTACGCCTTCAACAAGGCCCACACCGCCGGGTACGGCCTGGTGTCGTACTGGACCGGCTACCTCAAGGCGAACTATCCGGCCGAGTACATGGCGGCGTTGCTCACCTCGGTGGGCGACGACAAGGACAAGATGGCGCTCTACCTGTCGGAGTGCCGCCGGATGGGCATCCAGGTGCTCCCGCCGGATGTGAACACCTCGGCCGGGCCGTTCACCCCGGTCGGCCGGGACATCCGGTTCGGTCTGGCCGCGATTCGCAACGTCGGCGCGAACGTGGTCAGCGCGATCATGCGGTGCCGGGGGGAGAAGGGCGCCTACACCGACTTCTACGACTTCCTGTCCAAGGTGGAAGCGGTCGTCTGCAACAAGAAGACCATCGAATCCCTGATCAAGGCGGGGGCGTTCGACTCGCTCGACCATTCCCGCCGGGGCCTGCTCGCGGTGCACGCCGACGCCATCGACGCGTACGCCGACGTCAAGCGCAAGGAGGCCGTTGGCCAGTACGACCTCTTCGGCGCCGGATTCGCCGACAGCGACGCCGGACAGAGCACCACGGTGATGCCGGTCATCGCCGAGGGGGAGTGGGACAAGCGGGAGAAGCTCGCCTTCGAGCGCGAGATGCTCGGCCTCTACGTCTCCGACCATCCGCTGTTCGGCCTGGAGCATGTGCTCGGTGCGGCGGCCGACACCACCATCGCGGCCCTCTCCGAGGAAGGAACGGTTCCGGACGGGACGGTGGTGACCCTCGCGGGCATCCTCTCCGGAGTGCAGCGCCGGGTCACCAAGCAGGGCCGGGCGTGGGCGTCGGCGACGCTTGAGGACCTGGCCGGCGGGGTGGAGACGCTGTTCTTCCCCAACACCTACGAGGTGATCGGGGAGTACATTGCCGAGGACGCGATCGTGGTGGTCAAGGGGCGGGTCGACCGCCGGGACGACACGCCGCGGATCATGGCCATGGACATGTCGATTCCGGATGTCAGCAGCAATTCGGCGAACAAGCCGGTCACGCTCACCATCCCGGTCACCCGCTGCACGCCGCCGTTGGTGGAGCGGCTCAAGGAGACCCTGGTGCTGCACCCCGGCGACGCGGAGGTGCACGTCAAGCTTCTCAACGGCAGCAAGGTGACCCGGCTGCGACTCGGCCCGTTCCGGGTGGCGCCGACGACCGCCCTGATGGCCGACCTGAAGACCGTCCTCGGCCCGGCCAACGTGGGCTGACCCTGGTGGCGGGGTCCGCCGTCGCAGGATTGGTCCTCTCCTGCGACGGGTCGGGTCACTAGCGTCGGGGCATGGACATCACGAAGGCACAGCAGCTGTGGCAGCCGCACCGGGGCTGGCTGAACACCGCCTCCTACGGGCTGCCGCCCGACCCGGCATGGGCGGCGTTGCAGGAGGCACTCGCCGCCTGGCGTACGGGGAGCATGGGCACGGCGTGGGAGAGCTGGGACGAGGCCACGACGCGTACCCGGGCCGCTTTCGCGCGCCTGGTCGGCGTCGGTGCCTCGGACGTCACGGTCGGCAGCTCGGCATCGCAGATGCTCGCGCCGGTTGCCGCCGCACTGCCGGCGGGGGCGACCGTGGTGGTCCCCGAGGTCGAGTTCACCTCCAACCTGTTTCCCTGGCTGGTCCAGGAGCAGCGGGGCGTCCGAGTGCGGACCGTTCCGCTGGCGGGCCTGGCCGACGCGATCGACGCCGACACCGATCTGGTCGCGTTCAGCCTGGTGCAGTCGGCCGACGGGGCGGTCGCCCGGTACGCGGAGGTCGCCGCCGCGGCCCGGGCGCACGACGCCCTGGTGGCGGTTGACGCCACGCAGGCGTGCGGTTGGCTTCCGTTCGATGCCGCGCTCGCGGACGTGGTCGTCGTCGCCGCGTACAAGTGGTTGATGGCGCCGCGCGGGACGGCCCTGGCGTACTACGCGCCCGAGCTGCGGGACCGGATGCGTCCCGACACCGCCTGCTGGTACGCCGGAGCCGACCCGCACGACTCCTACTACGGCCCGCCGCTGCGCCTGGCCGACAACGCCCGGCGCTTCGACATCTCCCCGGCCTGGTTCAGCTACGTCGGGGCCGCTCCCGCCCTGGAACTGCTACTGGACGTGGGGGTGCCGGCGGTCCACGCGCACAACGTGGCGCTGGCCAACCGGTTCCGCTCCGGCCTGGCGCTGCCACCTGGCGACAGCGCGATCACCACCGTCGAGGTGCCGGGAGCAGAGTCGAGGCTGGAGCGCGCCGGCATACGGGCGGCGGTGCGCGCCGGCCGGGTCCGGGTCTCGTTCCACCTCTACTCCAGTGAGGACGACGTTGACCGGGCGCTTGACGCGCTGACCGGCTGACCGCCCCGACGCGTCCGCGCAGGGGCCGTGCGCGTCGCCTTCGCCTGCGACAGCACAGTGGAGCGGGACTCTACAACTAGCGGGTCTGCCCGATGTTCGGGGCCGGGTCCACGGCTACCACAGGGCAGCGACGACTCACGAGCCGTATGAGCGGTTCCCGGCCAGGGAAGTGATGTGTCCATGCATGTGCGAGCGCTACGTGCTGTTGCAGGCCTCGTGTCGTACCGACCTCGTGGTCGCGCACGGCGAGCCGCTGCCTCCGCCGCGGTCACCGCGGGACTTCTGGTCAGCATGGGGGCGAGCGCTACCGCTGTGGTGTCAGCCGCCGAGGCGGAACCGGCCGTGACGACAGTCAGCGGCGGTGCTGACCGGCGGGGTGATGTCCCGGTGGACGGTGGCACGTTGCGGTACACCATGACGGGTTCTGGTTCGCCGCTGGTGCTGCTGCACGGCTGGCCCCAGACCTCGTGGTCGTGGCAGCCGGTGATCCCCGCCCTGGCCGGGCAGCACACGGTGATTACCCTGGATCTGCCAGGGCTCGGCGGCTCTGACCCCACAACGGCCGGATACGACAAGGCCACCACGGCGCGCCTTGTCCGTCAGGCGGTCAACAATCTTGGCTATACCCAGGTGGCGCTGCTCGGGCACGACCTTGGGGCGATGGTGGCCTTCAACTATGCGCGTGACTATCCCACGGAGGTCACCCGCATCGGTGTCGTGGAGAGCCCGCTCCCGGGCTTCGGACTGGAAGACCTGTACGGCATCAGCTGGCACTTCCTGTTCAACGCCTCGCCGGCACCGATTCCCGAGACCATCATGGACAACGATGATGTCTCAACCTATTTGGGCATGCTCTTCGAGAAGGCCCAGCGCCCTGAGCTGATTCCACAGAATGTCTACTTCAGGGCCTACGGGAACCCGGACAAGCGTTCGGCCGGCTACGAGTACTACCGGGCATTCGTGACCGACGCCGCCGACTATCAGGAGCACGCCGAGTCGAAGCGGCTCGAGATACCGGTGATGGCGATGGGCGCCGAGCATGTCTTCGGGTCGCTCGTAGCCGAATCCTTCCAGCAGGTCGCCGACGATGTGCGGACGGTGCTCGCCCCTGACTCCGGACACTGGATTCCCGAGGAGAATCCCGACTTCTTCGGCGACTGCGCCCTGCTGTTCTTCGGCCCGTCCACCGGTACCCCGGCAAGCTCGGAGTTCGCCGGCTGCGCGCCGTGACGATCGTCTGCACTGTACGGCACCCTGTTTCAGGGTGACACTTCGCTGGCTGACGGCTACCACCAGCCCCTCGACCGTCACTGGTCGAGTGACGGACGTTTCCGTCCCAACGTCGAGTCCTGCCCCATGGCCCGGATAGCACCAGGTGTCGTCGGGTGGCCGGTCGAAGAGGCTGCCCGACCTCGCCGGGCACATGTACGAGGCGACGCATGACCTCTCCTGCCTCACCCCCCCACTGGACCAAGTCCGTGCTGACGAGGCCCCGAACCCGCGTTCCGGGCGTCGTCCGTCCACGCATCCGGGTGCCGGAATGTAGCGTTCGCCAACATAGCCTCTCCTCGATCTATGGTCGTAGGTTTCCTGCACACGACGGACCTGTGACCGCAGTCACCACTTTTGTCCGTCGCCGGACCGGGGAGAGGGGTGGCGATGGCTGGGCAAGGTCTCCTGTCGGCCCACGGGCTGACCCGCGACTTCCGGGGCTTCCGCGCGGTCGACGGCATTGATCTTGAGGTGGCCGCCGACAGTGTGCATGCGCTCGTCGGCCCGAACGGTGCCGGCAAGACGACCCTGTTCAACCTGCTCACCGGCTTCCTGCCGGCCACCGCTGGCCGGATCGAACTGGCCGGACGCGACATCACCGGCCTGCCCGCGGAGCAGGTCGCCCGCCGGGGAGTCGCCCGTTCCTTCCAGATCACCAGCCTCTTTCCGCAACTGTCCACCCGGGAGCACGTCGAGCTGGCGCTCCAGAGCCCGAGCGGGCTGGGCTGGCGGTTCTGGCGGTCGGCGAAGTTGATGCGGCGCTACACCGACCGGGCCGACGAACTGCTGGAGCTGGTCGGCCTGGCTGAGCTGGCAGCGGTTCCGGCCGAGGCGCTCGCGTACGGCCGCAAGCGGGCCCTGGAGCTGGCGATCGCCCTCGCCCTGGACCCGAAGGTGCTGCTGCTGGACGAGCCGACCGCGGGCATGGGGCTGGAGGACGTCGACCGCACCGTCGAGCTGATCGCCCAGGTCCGGCAGGGTCGAACCGTGGTGCTGGTCGAGCACAACATGAGCGTCGTCGGGCGGCTCGCCGACACCGTCACCGTCCTCCAGGCCGGCCGGGTCCTGGTCGAAGGCCCGTACGAGCAGGTTCGCGCCGACGAACGGGTGATCACCGCCTACCTGGGAGCGGCCGATGCTGCGCATTGAGAACCTCTCCGCCTGGTACGGCGAGGCGCAGGTGCTGCGGGACGCCGGTCTCCACGTGCGTCGCGGCGAGGTGGTCACCCTGGTCGGCCGCAACGGCGCCGGCAAGTCGACCCTGCTGCGGTGCGTCATGGGCCTGCACGCCGGCTGGCGGGGCACCGTCGAGCTGAGCGGGAGCGAGATCGGCAAACTGTCGGCGGACCGGCGGGCGCGGCTGGGACTCGGCTGGGTCCCCGACGACCGGGGTAGCTACGCCACGTTGACCGTGACGGAGAATCTGACCCTGCCGCCCACCGTTGGGCCGGACCCATGGTCGCTGGAGCGGGTGTACGAGGCGTTCCCCGCCCTGTACGAGCGGCGCGGCTCGGCCGCCACGACACTCTCCGGCGGCGAGCAACAGATGCTGGCGCTGGCCCGGGTCCTGCGGATGGGCGCCCGCATGCTGCTCTGCGACGAACCGACCGAGGGGCTGTCGCCGCTGCTCGTGCAGCAGGTTGGTGACCTGCTGCACGAAGCCAAGCGGCACGGGGTGACGGTGCTGCTGGTCGAGCAGAACCTGCGCTTCGCCACCAGCGTCGCCGACCGGCACTACCTGCTGGCCGAGGGGCGCGTCGCGGCGGCGATGGAGAACTCCGAGGTGCGGTCGCGGGAACGCGAACTGCTGTCTTACCTCGGCATCTGAGTAGCTCAGGACCGATCCCGCGCGGTGCGCGGACGAAGGGATGGTCATGCGTAGGACGGTGGGTGTGGTTGCGGCGTCAACGGCCACGGCGCTCGTGGTCGCCGGCTGCGGTGGTGGGGGTCCCCAGTCCGATGGGGACGAGAGGGTGACCGGTGGCGCGATCGTGCTGGGCGTGCTGAACGACCAGTCCGGTGCCTACTCCGAGCTGTCGGGCCGAAACTCGGTCACGGCCGTGGAACTGGCGATCGCCGACTTCCGGGCGAGGTACGGCGACCAGGTGGTCACCACGGACATCACCGTGCGAAGCGCTGACCACCAGAACAAGCCGGACGTGGCAAACAGCAAGGCCCAGGAGATGTACGACCGGCAGGGGGTCGACCTGATCCTGGACGTGCCCACCTCGTCGGCGGCACTGCGGGTCGCTGATGTGGCGAAGGAGAAGCAGAAGCTCTACTTCAACATCAGCGCGGCGACCACCGACCTCACCGGCAAGAGCTGTAACAAATACACCTTCCACTACGCGTACGACACGTACATGCTGGCCAACGGCACGGGCCGGACCACCACCGAGCAGGTCGGCCGGAACTGGTACATCCTCTACCCGAACTACGCCTTCGGCCAGGACATGGAGAAGAGCTTCTCCGCGGCTATCGCCGAGGCCGGCGGGCAGGTGGTCGGCAAGGACGGGGCGCCGTTCCCGAACACCAGCGGCGACTTCTCCACCTACCTGCTCAAGGCGCCGACACTGGACCCGAAGCCGGATGTCCTCGGCACGATGCAGGCCGGCGCGGAACTGGTCAACGTGGTGAAGCAGTACAACGAGTTCAAGTTGCGCGACAAGGGCGTGGGCCTGGCCGTCGGCCTGATGTTCATCACCGACATTCATTCGCTCACCCCGGCGGCATTGGCCGACACCACCTACACCGACGCCTGGTACTGGAACTTCGACCAGCAGAACCGGGAGTTCGCCGACCGGTTCCAGCAGGAGACGGGCACCCGGCCGTCGTTCGCGCATGCGGCGAACTACTCCGCCGCCACTCAGTACCTGGAGGCGGTACAGGCGGCCGGCACCGACGATGCCGACACGATCGTCGAGGAGCTGGAGGGTAAGGAGGTCAACGATGTCTTCCTGCGCAACGGCAAGATTCGGGCGGCGGACCACCGGGTGATCCATGACGCCTACCTGGCCCAGGTGAAGCCGCAGTCCGAGGTCACCGAGGAGTGGGACTACGTGCGGATCCTCGACACCATCCCGGCCGAGGAGGCGTTCCGAGCGCCGTCCCCGGACTGCACGCTGTGACCGCGTTTCTCCAGAGCACCTTCAACGGGCTGGTCAGCGGGGCGTTCTACGCCCTGCTCGCGCTCGGCCTCGCGGTCATCTTCGGGATGCTACGCGTGGTGAACTTCGCCCACGGCGCGTTCTACATGCTCGGTGCGTTCGGGGCGTACGTGCTGCTGGCCGAGGCGGGGGTGCCGTTCTGGGCTGCCCTGGTGGTCGTGCCGCTGGCCTTGGCGCTGCTCGGCATGGCGCTCGAGCGGGCGTTCATCCACCGGCTCACCCGGCTCGACCCGCTCTACAACTTCCTGCTCACCTTCGGCCTCACGTTGATCCTGCAGGACCTGGTGAAGCTCCGGTACGGGGTGCAGTCCAGCCCGTACGAGGCGCCCGCCGGGCTCCGCGGCTCGGTCGACCTCGGCATTTTCGACTTCCCGACGTACCGGGTGTTCATCCTCGGCTTCGCGGTGGCGGTCTGTGTTGGGGTGTGGTGGGCGCTGGCCCGTACCCGGGTCGGCATGGTCGTTCGCGCCGCGACGGAACGGCCGGAGCTGACCCGCGCGCTCGGCATCAACGTCGGGCGTTGGATCACCCCGGTCTTCGGCTTCGGTATCGCGCTGGCCGGACTGGCCGGGGTGCTCGCCGCGCCGATGCGTGCGGTCAACCCACTGATGGGAGCGGACCTCATCATCGTGGTGTTCGCGGTGGTGGTGATCGGCGGACTGGGGTCGATCTTCGGCTCGGTCACCGCTGGCTTCGGGATCGGGATGGTGCAGGCATGGGCCGAGGCCTACCTCTCCGCCTTCCCGATCGTGTCCCAGACGATCGTCTTCATCGTGATGGCCGCCGTGCTGCTCTGGCGCCCGGCCGGACTCTTCGGCCGGGCGGAGGCGGCAGCATGACGAGCACCGTGGAGAGCAGGTCCGAGCCGGCCGGGCGGGGTGCGCCCGGTGGGCTGGCCGCGGCTGCCCGGGCCCCCGGTTGGGTCCGGTACGCGCTGCTCGTCGCCGGCCTGGCGGTGGCGCTCTGGCTACCGAACGGGCTGTACCCGGCGGTGGCGGTGGACATCCTCTGTTGGGCGCTGTTCGCCGTCGCGGTGGACCTGCTGCTCGGCTTCACCGGCCTGTTGTCCTTCGGGCATGCGGCCTTCTGGGGCGTGTCGGCGTATGTGACCGGTCTGGTGGCGATCCACCTGGGCCTGCCGTTTCCGGCCGCGGTGCTGGCCGGGGCGCTCGCCGCCGCGGTGCTCGCGGTGCCGGTCGGCTACCTGGCGGTGCGCCGTACCGGAATCTACTTCGCCATGGTCACCCTGGCCTTCGCGCAGCTGGTCTACTACGTCGCCAACGAGTGGCGGTCGGTAACCCAGGGCGAGAACGGCCTACAGGGGGTGCCGCGGGAGTTGTTCGGGCTGGACCTGACCGACGACTACTACTTCTACTACGCGATCCTGCCGATCGTGCTGCTCGGCCTGGCCGGCGCGTGGCGGATCGTCCACTCGCCGTTCGGCCGGGTGCTGGTCGGGATCCGGGACAACCCGGCGCGCGCCCGTGCGCTCGGTTACCCGGTGCACCGGTACAAGCTCACCGTATTCGTGCTCTCCGGCTTTGTCGCCGGTCTCGGTGGTGGGCTGTTCGCCGTCAGCCACCGCTTCGTCTCGCTGGAGGTTCTGCACTGGACCACCTCCGGCAAGGCGGTGATCGTGGTGGTCCTCGGTGGCATCGGCACCCTCTGGGGTGGCGTGCTCGGCGCCGGCATCGTGGTCCGCCTGGAGGACTGGCTGTCCTTCTCCGGCTTCGAGGCGATCGGGTTGGTCACCGGCGGCATCTTTGTCGTGGTGGTGCTGCTGTTCCGGCGGGGCATCTGGGGCACCGCGTCCGCATTGGCGCGGCGCCGGTGGGGGCGGCGGGACTGACTCCCCGCCGCAGGGCACCCACGTACCGGCTCCACCGGGCCCGGCTCAGCCGGACGGTCGGCGGAGTCGGTGTAGCCGGAGCGCGAGCTGCACCTCGAGGACCCGCTCCGGCTGCTGCCAGTCGACGCCGAGGAGGTGGCCGACCCGCTCCAGCCGTTGGGTGACCGTGTTGACGTGCACGTGCAGCTGCTCCGCGGCGCGGGTCAGGCTGCTCCCCACCCCGAAGTACGCCTCCAGGGTCCGCACCAGGGCGGTGCCCCGGCGGGCATCGTAGTCGATCACTGGCCCCACGGTGGCCGTCAGGAACCGGGAGACGTCGCGGTCGCCGCCGATGTCGACCGCGCCCAGCAGCAGGCCGACGAAGCCCAACTCGTCAGCACTGGCGCCCTGCCCGGCCCGGCCGAGCGCACCGAGCGCGGTGAGACAGCGCTCCGCCTCGCGGAACGTCGCTGCCAGTGCGGCCGGACCGGTGGCGGGACCACCGCCGCCGGCGGTCACCCGACGGCCGGTTAGCCGCGACAGGTCCCGCGCCACCGCGCGGGCGGCGCCGCCCGCATCCGGGCCGGGCAGCAGCAGCACCACCTTCCCGTCCCGGGCCGCGGCCAGCCCGCCGCGGGTGGAGGCGTATGTGGTGGCCCAGGAGAGGGTCCGTTGCCGGGCAGAGTCCGTCGCGGCGATGGCGCCGTCGTGCACACAGACCAGTACCTGCGCGGTGTCCAGGTTCACGTCGAGCCGGCGGGCACGGTCGCGGAGCGCGTCGGTGTCGCGCGGTGGGTCGGCGATCAGGTCGTCGAGGAGTTCGCCGCGGACCCGCCCCTCCGCCTCGGCGACCATCCGCCGAAACAACAGCAGCAGCGCGGTGACCAGGGCGGCCCGCTCCAGGATCTGCTGGTCGGCGTCGACCAACTCGTCGTCCGGGCGAAGCACCAACGCCCCCAGGTTTTCGGCGCCGGCGACCACGGCGGCGTACCAGAGTGCGCCTCGACGTACGCTGCGCCCCGCGGCCCGGGACGCGGCCAC comes from Salinispora tropica CNB-440 and encodes:
- a CDS encoding aminotransferase class V-fold PLP-dependent enzyme; protein product: MDITKAQQLWQPHRGWLNTASYGLPPDPAWAALQEALAAWRTGSMGTAWESWDEATTRTRAAFARLVGVGASDVTVGSSASQMLAPVAAALPAGATVVVPEVEFTSNLFPWLVQEQRGVRVRTVPLAGLADAIDADTDLVAFSLVQSADGAVARYAEVAAAARAHDALVAVDATQACGWLPFDAALADVVVVAAYKWLMAPRGTALAYYAPELRDRMRPDTACWYAGADPHDSYYGPPLRLADNARRFDISPAWFSYVGAAPALELLLDVGVPAVHAHNVALANRFRSGLALPPGDSAITTVEVPGAESRLERAGIRAAVRAGRVRVSFHLYSSEDDVDRALDALTG
- a CDS encoding branched-chain amino acid ABC transporter permease, with protein sequence MTAFLQSTFNGLVSGAFYALLALGLAVIFGMLRVVNFAHGAFYMLGAFGAYVLLAEAGVPFWAALVVVPLALALLGMALERAFIHRLTRLDPLYNFLLTFGLTLILQDLVKLRYGVQSSPYEAPAGLRGSVDLGIFDFPTYRVFILGFAVAVCVGVWWALARTRVGMVVRAATERPELTRALGINVGRWITPVFGFGIALAGLAGVLAAPMRAVNPLMGADLIIVVFAVVVIGGLGSIFGSVTAGFGIGMVQAWAEAYLSAFPIVSQTIVFIVMAAVLLWRPAGLFGRAEAAA
- a CDS encoding ABC transporter substrate-binding protein — encoded protein: MVMRRTVGVVAASTATALVVAGCGGGGPQSDGDERVTGGAIVLGVLNDQSGAYSELSGRNSVTAVELAIADFRARYGDQVVTTDITVRSADHQNKPDVANSKAQEMYDRQGVDLILDVPTSSAALRVADVAKEKQKLYFNISAATTDLTGKSCNKYTFHYAYDTYMLANGTGRTTTEQVGRNWYILYPNYAFGQDMEKSFSAAIAEAGGQVVGKDGAPFPNTSGDFSTYLLKAPTLDPKPDVLGTMQAGAELVNVVKQYNEFKLRDKGVGLAVGLMFITDIHSLTPAALADTTYTDAWYWNFDQQNREFADRFQQETGTRPSFAHAANYSAATQYLEAVQAAGTDDADTIVEELEGKEVNDVFLRNGKIRAADHRVIHDAYLAQVKPQSEVTEEWDYVRILDTIPAEEAFRAPSPDCTL
- a CDS encoding ABC transporter ATP-binding protein, with the translated sequence MAGQGLLSAHGLTRDFRGFRAVDGIDLEVAADSVHALVGPNGAGKTTLFNLLTGFLPATAGRIELAGRDITGLPAEQVARRGVARSFQITSLFPQLSTREHVELALQSPSGLGWRFWRSAKLMRRYTDRADELLELVGLAELAAVPAEALAYGRKRALELAIALALDPKVLLLDEPTAGMGLEDVDRTVELIAQVRQGRTVVLVEHNMSVVGRLADTVTVLQAGRVLVEGPYEQVRADERVITAYLGAADAAH
- a CDS encoding ABC transporter ATP-binding protein — its product is MLRIENLSAWYGEAQVLRDAGLHVRRGEVVTLVGRNGAGKSTLLRCVMGLHAGWRGTVELSGSEIGKLSADRRARLGLGWVPDDRGSYATLTVTENLTLPPTVGPDPWSLERVYEAFPALYERRGSAATTLSGGEQQMLALARVLRMGARMLLCDEPTEGLSPLLVQQVGDLLHEAKRHGVTVLLVEQNLRFATSVADRHYLLAEGRVAAAMENSEVRSRERELLSYLGI
- a CDS encoding branched-chain amino acid ABC transporter permease, producing MTSTVESRSEPAGRGAPGGLAAAARAPGWVRYALLVAGLAVALWLPNGLYPAVAVDILCWALFAVAVDLLLGFTGLLSFGHAAFWGVSAYVTGLVAIHLGLPFPAAVLAGALAAAVLAVPVGYLAVRRTGIYFAMVTLAFAQLVYYVANEWRSVTQGENGLQGVPRELFGLDLTDDYYFYYAILPIVLLGLAGAWRIVHSPFGRVLVGIRDNPARARALGYPVHRYKLTVFVLSGFVAGLGGGLFAVSHRFVSLEVLHWTTSGKAVIVVVLGGIGTLWGGVLGAGIVVRLEDWLSFSGFEAIGLVTGGIFVVVVLLFRRGIWGTASALARRRWGRRD
- the dnaE gene encoding DNA polymerase III subunit alpha, whose protein sequence is MGDSFAHLHVHTEYSMLDGAARLKDLFAEVNRQGMPAVAMTDHGNMHGANDFYKQAMAAGVKPILGIEAYVAPESRFHKKRVRWGRPEQKSDDVSGSGGYTHMTIWAKNKVGLHNLFKLTSRSFTEGFFVKWPRMDTELLAEHSEGLIATTGCPSGEVQTRLRLDQYDEALKAAAKYQDIFGKENFFLEVMDHGIDIERRVRQELAEISHKLDIPPVVTNDSHYTYQAQSEAHDVLLCVQTAANVADPNRFRFDGSGYYIKSADEMRGVDSSELWRAGCRNTLLVAEMVDPAGMFDFRNLMPRFPVPEGETDESWFRKETFKGLARRFPNGVPETHLKQAEYELGVIIQMGFPSYFLVVADFIQWAKGEGIAVGPGRGSAAGSLVAYALGITDLDPLPHGLIFERFLNPERVSMPDVDIDFDERRRGEVIKYVTEKWGEDKVAQIATFGTIKAKAAIKDSARVLGYPYAVGDRITKAMPPAVMGKDIPLTGIFDPQHSRYAEAGEIRGLYESDPDVKKVIDTARGIEGLIRQTGVHAAGVIMSAEPIVDHIPLMRRDADGAIITQFDYPTCESLGLLKMDFLGLRNLTIIDDALKNIESNHGRTVDLLQLPLDDTATYELLSRGDTLGVFQLDGGPMRSLLRTMKPDNFEDISAVLALYRPGPMGANSHTNYALRKNGLQEITPIHPELAEPLEEILGPTYGLIVYQEQVQRAAQVLAGYSLGKADLLRRAMGKKKKEVLDKEFVPFRDGMRANDYSDEAIQTLWDILVPFADYAFNKAHTAGYGLVSYWTGYLKANYPAEYMAALLTSVGDDKDKMALYLSECRRMGIQVLPPDVNTSAGPFTPVGRDIRFGLAAIRNVGANVVSAIMRCRGEKGAYTDFYDFLSKVEAVVCNKKTIESLIKAGAFDSLDHSRRGLLAVHADAIDAYADVKRKEAVGQYDLFGAGFADSDAGQSTTVMPVIAEGEWDKREKLAFEREMLGLYVSDHPLFGLEHVLGAAADTTIAALSEEGTVPDGTVVTLAGILSGVQRRVTKQGRAWASATLEDLAGGVETLFFPNTYEVIGEYIAEDAIVVVKGRVDRRDDTPRIMAMDMSIPDVSSNSANKPVTLTIPVTRCTPPLVERLKETLVLHPGDAEVHVKLLNGSKVTRLRLGPFRVAPTTALMADLKTVLGPANVG
- a CDS encoding alpha/beta fold hydrolase, whose protein sequence is MLLHGWPQTSWSWQPVIPALAGQHTVITLDLPGLGGSDPTTAGYDKATTARLVRQAVNNLGYTQVALLGHDLGAMVAFNYARDYPTEVTRIGVVESPLPGFGLEDLYGISWHFLFNASPAPIPETIMDNDDVSTYLGMLFEKAQRPELIPQNVYFRAYGNPDKRSAGYEYYRAFVTDAADYQEHAESKRLEIPVMAMGAEHVFGSLVAESFQQVADDVRTVLAPDSGHWIPEENPDFFGDCALLFFGPSTGTPASSEFAGCAP